A single window of Oreochromis aureus strain Israel breed Guangdong linkage group 5, ZZ_aureus, whole genome shotgun sequence DNA harbors:
- the LOC116315070 gene encoding protein SSUH2 homolog isoform X1, producing MIWSRCSQARKGRDGDSGFIRFSEKAFYVLTQELKLHDGRFCTYFKMSVGQFKLLLAELGPHLSRPLPTTSLQVAQRSEINGSCVVTIKPSWSPVWLICSRMNSAAAYSPLMPTSANTFSSVPFYEGNVSAGAMYPPVMAPQANMFGNVPGYEGTVPGGGGFLPPPMPMEPVAPPQPGPENPEWSIPSLSEDEARTAFKEFVSSHCCYGDAPVTQGVITSMEPFNTFRYRLETFTESRSTEWAHKPHEGEPADFYAQPAPRPWEVQATPPKLFSDHTEKIRVPYTSSVKECHTCHAAGTEQCRECSGSGKKTCPVCNGAAKSDPACTHCNGTGKDRCTKCDGRGKKQCETCKGKRQLLTYIELKVEWKNHVEAHLVEQSCGLKSDKLSSVKGKELFKNSQNLAYPLLGFPNPAVSQASERLIKEHQTKNGQTSRILQQRQTVELIPITQVNYKWKDKSYVYYVYGNERKVSADDYPETCCCVIL from the exons ATGATCTGGTCCCGATGTTCCCAAGCCAGGAAAGGAAGAGACGGAGATTCTGGGTTCATCAGATTCTCAGAGAAAGCATTTTATGTTTTGACCCAGGAGCTGAAACTGCACGATGGCCGCTTTTGTACATATTTCAAGATGTCAGTGGGCCAGTTTAAGCTCTTGTTAGCAGAGTTGGGACCACACCTGAGCAG ACCTCTACCCACCACCAGTCTGCAG GTTGCGCAGCGGAGTGAAATTAACGGATCCTGTGTGGTTACCATAAAACCGAGCTGGTCTCCTGTGTGGTTGATCTGCAGCAGAATGAACAGCGCAG ctGCATATTCCCCTCTCATGCCCACCTCAGCCAACACTTTCAGCAGTGTCCCATTCTATGAAGGCAATGTGTCTGCAGGAG CTATGTACCCACCTGTCATGGCACCCCAAGCCAACATGTTTGGAAATGTCCCAGGCTATGAAGGCACTGTGCCAGGAGGAG GAGGTTTCCTGCCCCCTCCCATGCCCATGGAGCCGGTAGCCCCACCCCAACCCGGCCCTGAAAATCCTGAATGGAG CATCCCCTCTCTGTCTGAGGATGAGGCTCGTACGGCATTCAAGGAATTTGTGTCGTCTCATTGCTGCTACGGTGACGCTCCGGTCACTCAGGGAGTCATCACCTCCATGGAGCCATTCAACACCTTTAGA TATCGTCTGGAGACATTCACTGAGTCCAGGTCAACTGAGTGGGCCCACAAACCACATGAAG GTGAGCCTGCTGACTTTTATGCCCAGCCCGCTCCACGACCATGGGAGGTCCAGGCCACACCCCCCAAACTTTTCAGCGACCATACAGAGAAGATCCGGGTGCCCTACACGTCCTCCGTCAAG gaaTGCCACACATGCCATGCAGCAGGTACTGAGCAATGCAGGGAGTGCAGTGGAAGTGGAAAA AAAACTTGCCCAGTGTGTAATGGTGCGGCAAAGTCCGATCCAGCCTGCACTCACTGTAATGGCACAGGCAAAGACAG gtgTACAAAGTGTGATGGTAGGGGGAAAAAGCAATGTGAAACCTGTAAAGGAAAACGTCAACTGCTGACCTACATTGAGCTAAAAGTGGAGTG GAAAAACCATGTGGAAGCTCATCTGGTGGAGCAGAGCTGTGGTCTGAAGAGTGATAAGCTAAGCTCAGTGAAAGGGAAGGAGCTGTTCAAGAACAGCCAGAACctg GCCTACCCACTACTTGGGTTTCCAAACCCAGCAGTCTCTCAGGCCTCTGAGCGTCTGATCAAAGAACATCAAACTAAGAATGGCCAAACCTCCAGGATTCTGCAGCAG AGGCAGACAGTCGAGCTGATCCCCATCACTCAGGTGAACTACAAGTGGAAAGACAAGAGCTACGTGTACTACGTGTACGGCAACGAGCGCAAAGTCAGTGCTGACGACTACCCAGAGACCTGCTGCTGCGTCATCCTGTAG
- the LOC116315070 gene encoding protein SSUH2 homolog isoform X4 yields the protein MNSAAAYSPLMPTSANTFSSVPFYEGNVSAGAMYPPVMAPQANMFGNVPGYEGTVPGGGGFLPPPMPMEPVAPPQPGPENPEWSIPSLSEDEARTAFKEFVSSHCCYGDAPVTQGVITSMEPFNTFRYRLETFTESRSTEWAHKPHEGEPADFYAQPAPRPWEVQATPPKLFSDHTEKIRVPYTSSVKECHTCHAAGTEQCRECSGSGKKTCPVCNGAAKSDPACTHCNGTGKDRCTKCDGRGKKQCETCKGKRQLLTYIELKVEWKNHVEAHLVEQSCGLKSDKLSSVKGKELFKNSQNLAYPLLGFPNPAVSQASERLIKEHQTKNGQTSRILQQRQTVELIPITQVNYKWKDKSYVYYVYGNERKVSADDYPETCCCVIL from the exons ATGAACAGCGCAG ctGCATATTCCCCTCTCATGCCCACCTCAGCCAACACTTTCAGCAGTGTCCCATTCTATGAAGGCAATGTGTCTGCAGGAG CTATGTACCCACCTGTCATGGCACCCCAAGCCAACATGTTTGGAAATGTCCCAGGCTATGAAGGCACTGTGCCAGGAGGAG GAGGTTTCCTGCCCCCTCCCATGCCCATGGAGCCGGTAGCCCCACCCCAACCCGGCCCTGAAAATCCTGAATGGAG CATCCCCTCTCTGTCTGAGGATGAGGCTCGTACGGCATTCAAGGAATTTGTGTCGTCTCATTGCTGCTACGGTGACGCTCCGGTCACTCAGGGAGTCATCACCTCCATGGAGCCATTCAACACCTTTAGA TATCGTCTGGAGACATTCACTGAGTCCAGGTCAACTGAGTGGGCCCACAAACCACATGAAG GTGAGCCTGCTGACTTTTATGCCCAGCCCGCTCCACGACCATGGGAGGTCCAGGCCACACCCCCCAAACTTTTCAGCGACCATACAGAGAAGATCCGGGTGCCCTACACGTCCTCCGTCAAG gaaTGCCACACATGCCATGCAGCAGGTACTGAGCAATGCAGGGAGTGCAGTGGAAGTGGAAAA AAAACTTGCCCAGTGTGTAATGGTGCGGCAAAGTCCGATCCAGCCTGCACTCACTGTAATGGCACAGGCAAAGACAG gtgTACAAAGTGTGATGGTAGGGGGAAAAAGCAATGTGAAACCTGTAAAGGAAAACGTCAACTGCTGACCTACATTGAGCTAAAAGTGGAGTG GAAAAACCATGTGGAAGCTCATCTGGTGGAGCAGAGCTGTGGTCTGAAGAGTGATAAGCTAAGCTCAGTGAAAGGGAAGGAGCTGTTCAAGAACAGCCAGAACctg GCCTACCCACTACTTGGGTTTCCAAACCCAGCAGTCTCTCAGGCCTCTGAGCGTCTGATCAAAGAACATCAAACTAAGAATGGCCAAACCTCCAGGATTCTGCAGCAG AGGCAGACAGTCGAGCTGATCCCCATCACTCAGGTGAACTACAAGTGGAAAGACAAGAGCTACGTGTACTACGTGTACGGCAACGAGCGCAAAGTCAGTGCTGACGACTACCCAGAGACCTGCTGCTGCGTCATCCTGTAG
- the LOC116315070 gene encoding protein SSUH2 homolog isoform X2, which translates to MLTSTHHQSAGISKVAQRSEINGSCVVTIKPSWSPVWLICSRMNSAAAYSPLMPTSANTFSSVPFYEGNVSAGAMYPPVMAPQANMFGNVPGYEGTVPGGGGFLPPPMPMEPVAPPQPGPENPEWSIPSLSEDEARTAFKEFVSSHCCYGDAPVTQGVITSMEPFNTFRYRLETFTESRSTEWAHKPHEGEPADFYAQPAPRPWEVQATPPKLFSDHTEKIRVPYTSSVKECHTCHAAGTEQCRECSGSGKKTCPVCNGAAKSDPACTHCNGTGKDRCTKCDGRGKKQCETCKGKRQLLTYIELKVEWKNHVEAHLVEQSCGLKSDKLSSVKGKELFKNSQNLAYPLLGFPNPAVSQASERLIKEHQTKNGQTSRILQQRQTVELIPITQVNYKWKDKSYVYYVYGNERKVSADDYPETCCCVIL; encoded by the exons ATGTTG ACCTCTACCCACCACCAGTCTGCAG GTATTTCGAAGGTTGCGCAGCGGAGTGAAATTAACGGATCCTGTGTGGTTACCATAAAACCGAGCTGGTCTCCTGTGTGGTTGATCTGCAGCAGAATGAACAGCGCAG ctGCATATTCCCCTCTCATGCCCACCTCAGCCAACACTTTCAGCAGTGTCCCATTCTATGAAGGCAATGTGTCTGCAGGAG CTATGTACCCACCTGTCATGGCACCCCAAGCCAACATGTTTGGAAATGTCCCAGGCTATGAAGGCACTGTGCCAGGAGGAG GAGGTTTCCTGCCCCCTCCCATGCCCATGGAGCCGGTAGCCCCACCCCAACCCGGCCCTGAAAATCCTGAATGGAG CATCCCCTCTCTGTCTGAGGATGAGGCTCGTACGGCATTCAAGGAATTTGTGTCGTCTCATTGCTGCTACGGTGACGCTCCGGTCACTCAGGGAGTCATCACCTCCATGGAGCCATTCAACACCTTTAGA TATCGTCTGGAGACATTCACTGAGTCCAGGTCAACTGAGTGGGCCCACAAACCACATGAAG GTGAGCCTGCTGACTTTTATGCCCAGCCCGCTCCACGACCATGGGAGGTCCAGGCCACACCCCCCAAACTTTTCAGCGACCATACAGAGAAGATCCGGGTGCCCTACACGTCCTCCGTCAAG gaaTGCCACACATGCCATGCAGCAGGTACTGAGCAATGCAGGGAGTGCAGTGGAAGTGGAAAA AAAACTTGCCCAGTGTGTAATGGTGCGGCAAAGTCCGATCCAGCCTGCACTCACTGTAATGGCACAGGCAAAGACAG gtgTACAAAGTGTGATGGTAGGGGGAAAAAGCAATGTGAAACCTGTAAAGGAAAACGTCAACTGCTGACCTACATTGAGCTAAAAGTGGAGTG GAAAAACCATGTGGAAGCTCATCTGGTGGAGCAGAGCTGTGGTCTGAAGAGTGATAAGCTAAGCTCAGTGAAAGGGAAGGAGCTGTTCAAGAACAGCCAGAACctg GCCTACCCACTACTTGGGTTTCCAAACCCAGCAGTCTCTCAGGCCTCTGAGCGTCTGATCAAAGAACATCAAACTAAGAATGGCCAAACCTCCAGGATTCTGCAGCAG AGGCAGACAGTCGAGCTGATCCCCATCACTCAGGTGAACTACAAGTGGAAAGACAAGAGCTACGTGTACTACGTGTACGGCAACGAGCGCAAAGTCAGTGCTGACGACTACCCAGAGACCTGCTGCTGCGTCATCCTGTAG
- the LOC116315070 gene encoding protein SSUH2 homolog isoform X3 — protein MLTSTHHQSAGISKVAQRSEINGSCVVTIKPSWSPVWLICSRMNSAAMYPPVMAPQANMFGNVPGYEGTVPGGGGFLPPPMPMEPVAPPQPGPENPEWSIPSLSEDEARTAFKEFVSSHCCYGDAPVTQGVITSMEPFNTFRYRLETFTESRSTEWAHKPHEGEPADFYAQPAPRPWEVQATPPKLFSDHTEKIRVPYTSSVKECHTCHAAGTEQCRECSGSGKKTCPVCNGAAKSDPACTHCNGTGKDRCTKCDGRGKKQCETCKGKRQLLTYIELKVEWKNHVEAHLVEQSCGLKSDKLSSVKGKELFKNSQNLAYPLLGFPNPAVSQASERLIKEHQTKNGQTSRILQQRQTVELIPITQVNYKWKDKSYVYYVYGNERKVSADDYPETCCCVIL, from the exons ATGTTG ACCTCTACCCACCACCAGTCTGCAG GTATTTCGAAGGTTGCGCAGCGGAGTGAAATTAACGGATCCTGTGTGGTTACCATAAAACCGAGCTGGTCTCCTGTGTGGTTGATCTGCAGCAGAATGAACAGCGCAG CTATGTACCCACCTGTCATGGCACCCCAAGCCAACATGTTTGGAAATGTCCCAGGCTATGAAGGCACTGTGCCAGGAGGAG GAGGTTTCCTGCCCCCTCCCATGCCCATGGAGCCGGTAGCCCCACCCCAACCCGGCCCTGAAAATCCTGAATGGAG CATCCCCTCTCTGTCTGAGGATGAGGCTCGTACGGCATTCAAGGAATTTGTGTCGTCTCATTGCTGCTACGGTGACGCTCCGGTCACTCAGGGAGTCATCACCTCCATGGAGCCATTCAACACCTTTAGA TATCGTCTGGAGACATTCACTGAGTCCAGGTCAACTGAGTGGGCCCACAAACCACATGAAG GTGAGCCTGCTGACTTTTATGCCCAGCCCGCTCCACGACCATGGGAGGTCCAGGCCACACCCCCCAAACTTTTCAGCGACCATACAGAGAAGATCCGGGTGCCCTACACGTCCTCCGTCAAG gaaTGCCACACATGCCATGCAGCAGGTACTGAGCAATGCAGGGAGTGCAGTGGAAGTGGAAAA AAAACTTGCCCAGTGTGTAATGGTGCGGCAAAGTCCGATCCAGCCTGCACTCACTGTAATGGCACAGGCAAAGACAG gtgTACAAAGTGTGATGGTAGGGGGAAAAAGCAATGTGAAACCTGTAAAGGAAAACGTCAACTGCTGACCTACATTGAGCTAAAAGTGGAGTG GAAAAACCATGTGGAAGCTCATCTGGTGGAGCAGAGCTGTGGTCTGAAGAGTGATAAGCTAAGCTCAGTGAAAGGGAAGGAGCTGTTCAAGAACAGCCAGAACctg GCCTACCCACTACTTGGGTTTCCAAACCCAGCAGTCTCTCAGGCCTCTGAGCGTCTGATCAAAGAACATCAAACTAAGAATGGCCAAACCTCCAGGATTCTGCAGCAG AGGCAGACAGTCGAGCTGATCCCCATCACTCAGGTGAACTACAAGTGGAAAGACAAGAGCTACGTGTACTACGTGTACGGCAACGAGCGCAAAGTCAGTGCTGACGACTACCCAGAGACCTGCTGCTGCGTCATCCTGTAG